Proteins from a single region of Halorubrum sp. 2020YC2:
- a CDS encoding TrmB family transcriptional regulator, producing MASLRDLGLSEYEARAYRALLRTGPTTAKDLSRASEVPMGRIYDVLNSLEQHSLVRSQAASRPKKYVAVEPDAALDRLLDEKKAELQTQAEQYESVVDELSTELDAGEPVDGQFWTAAVGAEEATDLLLERIAAAERRVVVVAGAPATGFDLGTIGERVTAELESALERGVEIRVLLSPATVDALPRSVGRRYTAELAEVDGFEVRTSPGVDGTFNVFDEIEVCIEVPHPLSADEPFAMIDVKDIEFATSVKDQFEPRWAEAEPLTFG from the coding sequence ATGGCATCTCTCCGCGACCTGGGGCTCTCCGAGTACGAGGCCCGGGCGTACCGCGCGCTCCTCCGGACCGGGCCGACCACCGCGAAGGACCTCTCGCGCGCCAGCGAGGTCCCGATGGGTCGGATCTACGACGTGCTCAACAGCTTGGAGCAGCACAGTCTGGTCCGCAGTCAGGCCGCCAGCCGGCCGAAGAAGTACGTCGCGGTCGAGCCGGACGCCGCCCTCGACCGCCTGCTCGACGAGAAGAAGGCGGAGCTGCAGACGCAAGCCGAGCAGTACGAGTCCGTGGTCGACGAGCTCTCGACCGAACTCGACGCCGGCGAGCCGGTCGACGGGCAGTTCTGGACCGCGGCGGTCGGCGCCGAGGAGGCCACCGACCTCCTCTTAGAGCGGATCGCCGCCGCGGAGCGCCGGGTCGTCGTGGTCGCGGGCGCGCCCGCCACGGGGTTCGACCTCGGGACGATAGGCGAGCGCGTGACCGCCGAACTGGAGTCCGCGCTCGAACGCGGTGTGGAGATCCGGGTGCTGCTCTCGCCCGCGACGGTCGACGCGCTCCCGCGGAGCGTCGGCCGGCGGTACACCGCGGAGCTGGCCGAGGTGGACGGGTTCGAGGTCCGGACGTCGCCGGGCGTCGACGGGACGTTCAACGTGTTCGACGAAATCGAGGTGTGTATCGAGGTGCCGCACCCCCTGTCGGCCGACGAGCCGTTCGCGATGATCGACGTGAAGGACATCGAGTTCGCGACGAGCGTCAAAGACCAGTTCGAGCCGCGTTGGGCGGAGGCGGAGCCGTTAACGTTCGGATAA